One Vigna unguiculata cultivar IT97K-499-35 chromosome 7, ASM411807v1, whole genome shotgun sequence genomic region harbors:
- the LOC114191850 gene encoding myosin-11-like isoform X1, with protein MFRLHKHRAAKSGDKIEFRISHLKALQVPKGWDKLFVSVVSVENGKTIAKSSKVPVRNGGCQWSDNFSESIWVSRDNSSKEIDDSVLKLIVAMGSSRSGILGEATVSLTSYMSSDAAIPLSIPLNKCNHGTTLQVTVQCLTPRTKHRDQETNFHLKAINENNYDLPIKSNESDCSNIQSVESSSVEDFDSTLSPGEIETRATSFSGSVSNCSHYSTEGSTGRENISSSISDGQSPTGIQGSASSQKSVSHHDYPVNSSQSNDSSFVSQNIQEIGSLYSKSTNASNNRLEPAEDTTEELRAEAKMWEMNARKLMGDLDVLRKEFSDQYENLAGIKTELSAAHVERDSLKKEVDQLKLSFEDPRARQRASEDSLSEGECFSEIENALKEELKFEKESNANLSLQLKRSQEANLELVSVLQELEETIEQQKIEIETLSLLPSKFSDLDKSFQISTEENKRLMQQLEQLEESKKNLLVKVQELEGALGDTIRDTEHSKIQYNKTLPDIEMEYEGKLAAKDKEILSSKAKLSESVPESCNVETGSKNLGDADLLREIEFLKEKVQELEVDCNELTEENLDLLFKLKEANKSLKDGGASQDLLSNKVKDQCSTCFGSEVSNNLFRIFHSGDMVQGENNIKISDNDHISIQELETSKLALEVRITDLNKELTNKSSEIGNLVANLSYKEKEIGVLQKLLNEIEAKVYHLEQEHSQQEKQMAAMKKENKHELELIISDIEQERQQLSMRISVLEAQLRDLTNEREFHLTELENSRSKAARLQEKIMEMQTQIDSSTEDLEQKLKFTQFRWTEAQEECEYLRVANQNLQNTIENLAEECSFVKKVNGDFRKEKLKEEENCSLMEARLRESDERFAKCSERVEHLEQSFTLMQEDIASKVKHLISDIDVLFDENRKQMEQGEVLLNQMQMEKMVETQNLELEVENLRLKLSAAYDEKEKIASNALLEVSTLRADKAKLESASEEAQSKVILAQNEVDALQSQYEQKLKDVTTQVAEYKIKVEMLTTEHEKLLKLVEDCKSRELKFKSTINALELKLTVTEYERQQIMDESGNLKVQLQQNHQLENENIALKNELNDFKSEKERLEETRFVQDTELSHSRRINRQHQQTIQLLEQEKAEFQTKAQALEEELKLIKEQKRNQVSKLNRKSSPVHDDLKSSKNLGMKNNNQHRINRKKSLKNDSIKHNNEVETELGLLDENVNAVEVDPLSKTQLCDNELAKANEANNNYEAQCHRSPSRGQKIQANGPLKSIGEEVVTKEKFERIKSMLEADLRDIQERYFHMSLKYAEVEAEREELVMKLKATKNKKGWLS; from the exons atgtTTAGGTTGCATAAGCACAGGGCGGCGAAATCAGGGGATAAAATTGAGTTCAGAATCTCTCACCTCAAGGCGCTGCAG GTACCCAAAGGGTGGGACAAGCTGTTTGTTTCTGTTGTCTCCGTAGAAAATGGCAAAACAATTGCAAAGTCGAGCAAAGTGCCAGTGCGTAATGGAGGTTGTCAATGGTCAGATAACTTTTCAGAATCTATATGGGTTTCGAGAGATAATTCCTCGAAGGAGATTGATGATTCTGTCCTCAAGCTTATTGTTGCAATG GGGTCATCAAGATCTGGCATCCTGGGGGAGGCCACTGTTAGTTTGACTAGCTATATGAGTTCAGATGCTGCTATTCCACTTTCAATCCCACTGAATAAGTGCAACCATGGGACAACTTTGCAA GTAACTGTGCAGTGTCTGACACCAAGAACGAAACATAG GGATCAAGAGACAAATTTCCATTTGAAGGCcatcaatgaaaataattatgatcTGCCTATCAAGTCCAATGAATCTGATTGTTCAAATATCCAGAGTGTTGAATCTTCCTCTGTTGAAGATTTTGATTCTACCTTATCCCCCGGAGAAATTGAGACAAGg GCAACAAGCTTCTCCGGATCTGTATCAAACTGCAGCCATTACTCAACTGAGGGTTCCACAGGAAGGGAAAATATTTCCTCTAGTATCAGTGACGGGCAGAGCCCGACTGGAATACAAGGTTCAGCCAGCTCCCAGAAAAGTGTATCTCATCACGATTACCCTGTAAATTCTTCTCAGTCAAATGATTCGTCATTTGTTTCCCAGAATATACAAGAGATTGGTTCATTGTATTCTAAATCGACAAATGCTTCCAATAATCGTCTGGAACCTGCAGAAGACACAACTGAAGAGCTACGGGCAGAAGCGAAGATGTGGGAAATGAATGCCCGAAAGCTAATGGGTGATTTAGACGTGTTGAGGAAAGAATTCTCAGATCAATACGAAAATCTGGCAGGTATAAAAACGGAACTTTCAGCGGCCCACGTAGAGCGTGATAGTTTGAAAAAAGAAGTTGATCAGTTAAAATTGTCGTTTGAGGATCCAAGAGCGAGACAGCGAGCATCGGAAGATTCACTATCTGAAGGTGAATGTTTTTCAGAAATTGAGAATGCTCTAAAGGAGGAATTGAAGTTCGAAAAAGAATCAAATGCCAACTTGTCTTTGCAACTGAAGAGGAGCCAAGAAGCAAATCTGGAGCTCGTTTCTGTTCTCCAGGAGCTGGAAGAGACCATAGAACAGCAGAAAATTGAGATAGAAACCCTTTCATTATTACCCTCAAAATTCAGTGATCTGGACAAATCTTTCCAAATAAGTACAGAAGAAAACAAGCGGTTAATGCAACAGCTAGAACAACTGGAGGAGTCGAAGAAAAATCTGCTAGTCAAGGTGCAAGAGCTGGAAGGTGCCTTGGGGGACACAATACGAGATACTGAACATTCGAAGATTCAATATAACAAAACCCTTCCAGATATTGAAATGGAATATGAAGGAAAATTAGCCGctaaagataaagaaatattaagTTCGAAAGCAAAGCTATCTGAATCTGTCCCAGAAAGTTGTAATGTGGAGACTGGGTCCAAAAATTTAGGTGATGCAGATCTTTTAAGAGAAATTGAATTTCTGAAAGAGAAAGTTCAGGAACTTGAGGTGGACTGCAATGAACTGACAGAAGAAAACCTTGACCTCTTATTCAAGCTAAAAGAAGCAAACAAAAGTTTGAAAGATGGTGGAGCATCTCAAGACCTTTTGTCAAACAAGGTCAAAGATCAATGTTCTACTTGCTTTGGATCTGAGGTAAGCAACAATTTATTTCGAATATTCCATTCAGGAGACATGGTCCAAGGGGAAAACAACATCAAGATTAGTGATAATGATCACATTTCAATTCAAGAGCTCGAGACTTCAAAATTAGCTCTAGAAGTCCGAATCACAGATTTGAATAAGGAACTAACTAATAAATCATCTGAGATAGGAAATCTTGTGGCTAATTTATCatacaaagaaaaggagatCGGGGTTCTGCAAAAGCTACTGAATGAGATAGAAGCCAAGGTTTATCATCTTGAACAAGAACACAGTCAACAAGAGAAACAAATGGCGGccatgaaaaaagaaaataagcaTGAATTGGAGCTCATCATATCAGACATAGAACAGGAAAGGCAACAATTGTCAATGCGCATTTCTGTTTTAGAAGCTCAGTTGAGAGATTTGACAAATGAACGAGAGTTTCATTTAACAGAACTAGAGAACTCCAGATCTAAAGCTGCAAGGCTTCAAGAGAAGATTATGGAGATGCAGACTCAGATAGATTCTTCAACAGAAGACTTAGagcaaaaattaaagtttacaCAATTTCGCTGGACAGAAGCACAAGAAGAATGTGAATATCTAAGAGTAGCAAACCAGAATTTACAAAATACCATAGAAAATCTTGCAGAAGAATGCAGTTTTGTCAAGAAGGTAAATGGAGATTTTAGGAAGGAAAAAttgaaggaagaggaaaattgCTCCCTTATGGAAGCCAGATTAAGGGAATCAGATGAAAGATTCGCTAAGTGCTCTGAAAGAGTTGAACACCTGGAACAGAGCTTCACTTTAATGCAGGAAGATATTGCATCAAAAGTGAAACATCTGATTTCAGATATAGATGTTCTTTTTGATGAAAATAGGAAACAGATGGAGCAGGGTGAAGTCTTACTGAATCAGATGCAAATGGAGAAGATGGTAGAAACTCAAAACCTAGAACTAGAAGTTGAGAACCTCCGTTTGAAACTTTCGGCAGCATATGATGAAAAGGAGAAAATAGCTTCTAACGCTTTACTTGAAGTATCCACATTACGCGCTGATAAAGCCAAACTGGAATCTGCTTCTGAGGAAGCTCAATCTAAAGTGATTTTGGCTCAGAATGAGGTTGATGCGCTGCAGTCTCAATATGAACAAAAGCTGAAAGACGTAACAACTCAAGTTGCTGAATACAAAATTAAAGTGGAAATGCTGACGACTGAACATGAAAAATTGTTGAAGCTGGTGGAAGACTGCAAATCAAGAGAGCTAAAATTCAAAAGTACTATAAATGCTCTTGAATTAAAACTTACAGTCACTGAATATGAAAGACAACAAATCATGGACGAATCTGGAAATTTAAAGGTTCAATTGCAGCAGAACCATCAACTTGAAAATGAGAATATAGCTCTAAAGAACGAGctcaatgattttaaatctgAGAAAGAAAGACTCGAAGAAACAAGATTTGTCCAGGATACTGAGCTCAGTCACAGCAGAAGAATAAACAGGCAGCATCAACAGACCATACAACTTCTTGAACAGGAAAAAGCTGAGTTCCAAACAAAAGCCCAAGCCCTAGAAGAAGAATTGAAGTTGATTAAGGAACAAAAGAGAAATCAGGTTTCGAAGTTAAACAGGAAATCTTCACCTGTTCACGATGATCTGAAGTCATCAAAA AATCTTGGGATGAAGAATAACAATCAACATCGCATTAATAGGAAAAAGTCGTTAAAGAATGACAGCATCAAACACAATAACGAG GTAGAAACTGAACTTGGACTTCTTGATGAAAATGTTAATGCTGTTGAAGTAGATCCACTATCGAAGACTCAATTGTGTGATAATGAACTAGCAAAAGCAAACGAAGCCAATAATAATTATGAAGCTCAATGTCACAG
- the LOC114191850 gene encoding myosin-11-like isoform X2, producing the protein MFRLHKHRAAKSGDKIEFRISHLKALQVPKGWDKLFVSVVSVENGKTIAKSSKVPVRNGGCQWSDNFSESIWVSRDNSSKEIDDSVLKLIVAMGSSRSGILGEATVSLTSYMSSDAAIPLSIPLNKCNHGTTLQVTVQCLTPRTKHRDQETNFHLKAINENNYDLPIKSNESDCSNIQSVESSSVEDFDSTLSPGEIETRATSFSGSVSNCSHYSTEGSTGRENISSSISDGQSPTGIQGSASSQKSVSHHDYPVNSSQSNDSSFVSQNIQEIGSLYSKSTNASNNRLEPAEDTTEELRAEAKMWEMNARKLMGDLDVLRKEFSDQYENLAGIKTELSAAHVERDSLKKEVDQLKLSFEDPRARQRASEDSLSEGECFSEIENALKEELKFEKESNANLSLQLKRSQEANLELVSVLQELEETIEQQKIEIETLSLLPSKFSDLDKSFQISTEENKRLMQQLEQLEESKKNLLVKVQELEGALGDTIRDTEHSKIQYNKTLPDIEMEYEGKLAAKDKEILSSKAKLSESVPESCNVETGSKNLGDADLLREIEFLKEKVQELEVDCNELTEENLDLLFKLKEANKSLKDGGASQDLLSNKVKDQCSTCFGSEVSNNLFRIFHSGDMVQGENNIKISDNDHISIQELETSKLALEVRITDLNKELTNKSSEIGNLVANLSYKEKEIGVLQKLLNEIEAKVYHLEQEHSQQEKQMAAMKKENKHELELIISDIEQERQQLSMRISVLEAQLRDLTNEREFHLTELENSRSKAARLQEKIMEMQTQIDSSTEDLEQKLKFTQFRWTEAQEECEYLRVANQNLQNTIENLAEECSFVKKVNGDFRKEKLKEEENCSLMEARLRESDERFAKCSERVEHLEQSFTLMQEDIASKVKHLISDIDVLFDENRKQMEQGEVLLNQMQMEKMVETQNLELEVENLRLKLSAAYDEKEKIASNALLEVSTLRADKAKLESASEEAQSKVILAQNEVDALQSQYEQKLKDVTTQVAEYKIKVEMLTTEHEKLLKLVEDCKSRELKFKSTINALELKLTVTEYERQQIMDESGNLKVQLQQNHQLENENIALKNELNDFKSEKERLEETRFVQDTELSHSRRINRQHQQTIQLLEQEKAEFQTKAQALEEELKLIKEQKRNQVSKLNRKSSPVHDDLKSSKNLGMKNNNQHRINRKKSLKNDSIKHNNEITI; encoded by the exons atgtTTAGGTTGCATAAGCACAGGGCGGCGAAATCAGGGGATAAAATTGAGTTCAGAATCTCTCACCTCAAGGCGCTGCAG GTACCCAAAGGGTGGGACAAGCTGTTTGTTTCTGTTGTCTCCGTAGAAAATGGCAAAACAATTGCAAAGTCGAGCAAAGTGCCAGTGCGTAATGGAGGTTGTCAATGGTCAGATAACTTTTCAGAATCTATATGGGTTTCGAGAGATAATTCCTCGAAGGAGATTGATGATTCTGTCCTCAAGCTTATTGTTGCAATG GGGTCATCAAGATCTGGCATCCTGGGGGAGGCCACTGTTAGTTTGACTAGCTATATGAGTTCAGATGCTGCTATTCCACTTTCAATCCCACTGAATAAGTGCAACCATGGGACAACTTTGCAA GTAACTGTGCAGTGTCTGACACCAAGAACGAAACATAG GGATCAAGAGACAAATTTCCATTTGAAGGCcatcaatgaaaataattatgatcTGCCTATCAAGTCCAATGAATCTGATTGTTCAAATATCCAGAGTGTTGAATCTTCCTCTGTTGAAGATTTTGATTCTACCTTATCCCCCGGAGAAATTGAGACAAGg GCAACAAGCTTCTCCGGATCTGTATCAAACTGCAGCCATTACTCAACTGAGGGTTCCACAGGAAGGGAAAATATTTCCTCTAGTATCAGTGACGGGCAGAGCCCGACTGGAATACAAGGTTCAGCCAGCTCCCAGAAAAGTGTATCTCATCACGATTACCCTGTAAATTCTTCTCAGTCAAATGATTCGTCATTTGTTTCCCAGAATATACAAGAGATTGGTTCATTGTATTCTAAATCGACAAATGCTTCCAATAATCGTCTGGAACCTGCAGAAGACACAACTGAAGAGCTACGGGCAGAAGCGAAGATGTGGGAAATGAATGCCCGAAAGCTAATGGGTGATTTAGACGTGTTGAGGAAAGAATTCTCAGATCAATACGAAAATCTGGCAGGTATAAAAACGGAACTTTCAGCGGCCCACGTAGAGCGTGATAGTTTGAAAAAAGAAGTTGATCAGTTAAAATTGTCGTTTGAGGATCCAAGAGCGAGACAGCGAGCATCGGAAGATTCACTATCTGAAGGTGAATGTTTTTCAGAAATTGAGAATGCTCTAAAGGAGGAATTGAAGTTCGAAAAAGAATCAAATGCCAACTTGTCTTTGCAACTGAAGAGGAGCCAAGAAGCAAATCTGGAGCTCGTTTCTGTTCTCCAGGAGCTGGAAGAGACCATAGAACAGCAGAAAATTGAGATAGAAACCCTTTCATTATTACCCTCAAAATTCAGTGATCTGGACAAATCTTTCCAAATAAGTACAGAAGAAAACAAGCGGTTAATGCAACAGCTAGAACAACTGGAGGAGTCGAAGAAAAATCTGCTAGTCAAGGTGCAAGAGCTGGAAGGTGCCTTGGGGGACACAATACGAGATACTGAACATTCGAAGATTCAATATAACAAAACCCTTCCAGATATTGAAATGGAATATGAAGGAAAATTAGCCGctaaagataaagaaatattaagTTCGAAAGCAAAGCTATCTGAATCTGTCCCAGAAAGTTGTAATGTGGAGACTGGGTCCAAAAATTTAGGTGATGCAGATCTTTTAAGAGAAATTGAATTTCTGAAAGAGAAAGTTCAGGAACTTGAGGTGGACTGCAATGAACTGACAGAAGAAAACCTTGACCTCTTATTCAAGCTAAAAGAAGCAAACAAAAGTTTGAAAGATGGTGGAGCATCTCAAGACCTTTTGTCAAACAAGGTCAAAGATCAATGTTCTACTTGCTTTGGATCTGAGGTAAGCAACAATTTATTTCGAATATTCCATTCAGGAGACATGGTCCAAGGGGAAAACAACATCAAGATTAGTGATAATGATCACATTTCAATTCAAGAGCTCGAGACTTCAAAATTAGCTCTAGAAGTCCGAATCACAGATTTGAATAAGGAACTAACTAATAAATCATCTGAGATAGGAAATCTTGTGGCTAATTTATCatacaaagaaaaggagatCGGGGTTCTGCAAAAGCTACTGAATGAGATAGAAGCCAAGGTTTATCATCTTGAACAAGAACACAGTCAACAAGAGAAACAAATGGCGGccatgaaaaaagaaaataagcaTGAATTGGAGCTCATCATATCAGACATAGAACAGGAAAGGCAACAATTGTCAATGCGCATTTCTGTTTTAGAAGCTCAGTTGAGAGATTTGACAAATGAACGAGAGTTTCATTTAACAGAACTAGAGAACTCCAGATCTAAAGCTGCAAGGCTTCAAGAGAAGATTATGGAGATGCAGACTCAGATAGATTCTTCAACAGAAGACTTAGagcaaaaattaaagtttacaCAATTTCGCTGGACAGAAGCACAAGAAGAATGTGAATATCTAAGAGTAGCAAACCAGAATTTACAAAATACCATAGAAAATCTTGCAGAAGAATGCAGTTTTGTCAAGAAGGTAAATGGAGATTTTAGGAAGGAAAAAttgaaggaagaggaaaattgCTCCCTTATGGAAGCCAGATTAAGGGAATCAGATGAAAGATTCGCTAAGTGCTCTGAAAGAGTTGAACACCTGGAACAGAGCTTCACTTTAATGCAGGAAGATATTGCATCAAAAGTGAAACATCTGATTTCAGATATAGATGTTCTTTTTGATGAAAATAGGAAACAGATGGAGCAGGGTGAAGTCTTACTGAATCAGATGCAAATGGAGAAGATGGTAGAAACTCAAAACCTAGAACTAGAAGTTGAGAACCTCCGTTTGAAACTTTCGGCAGCATATGATGAAAAGGAGAAAATAGCTTCTAACGCTTTACTTGAAGTATCCACATTACGCGCTGATAAAGCCAAACTGGAATCTGCTTCTGAGGAAGCTCAATCTAAAGTGATTTTGGCTCAGAATGAGGTTGATGCGCTGCAGTCTCAATATGAACAAAAGCTGAAAGACGTAACAACTCAAGTTGCTGAATACAAAATTAAAGTGGAAATGCTGACGACTGAACATGAAAAATTGTTGAAGCTGGTGGAAGACTGCAAATCAAGAGAGCTAAAATTCAAAAGTACTATAAATGCTCTTGAATTAAAACTTACAGTCACTGAATATGAAAGACAACAAATCATGGACGAATCTGGAAATTTAAAGGTTCAATTGCAGCAGAACCATCAACTTGAAAATGAGAATATAGCTCTAAAGAACGAGctcaatgattttaaatctgAGAAAGAAAGACTCGAAGAAACAAGATTTGTCCAGGATACTGAGCTCAGTCACAGCAGAAGAATAAACAGGCAGCATCAACAGACCATACAACTTCTTGAACAGGAAAAAGCTGAGTTCCAAACAAAAGCCCAAGCCCTAGAAGAAGAATTGAAGTTGATTAAGGAACAAAAGAGAAATCAGGTTTCGAAGTTAAACAGGAAATCTTCACCTGTTCACGATGATCTGAAGTCATCAAAA AATCTTGGGATGAAGAATAACAATCAACATCGCATTAATAGGAAAAAGTCGTTAAAGAATGACAGCATCAAACACAATAACGAG